One segment of Pseudoalteromonas rubra DNA contains the following:
- a CDS encoding ABC transporter ATP-binding protein, whose translation MLEAIQLTKSFADKQVISELSFKVEQGEIMCLLGANGAGKSTTLNIFLNFLQPDSGQALIDSVDVHQGASCKDKLVYLPEQVNLYQEFNAIDNLKYLASLSGLSVNEAQIHAALDETGLEQNARKQSLKNYSKGMRQKVGIAFAIMRQAKVLLLDEPTSGLDPSATLEFIRIIERLAKKGAAILMVTHDFYCAHTLADKIGIMDKGKLLTLLDNNKLPLSSLETTYHELISGKTAIRAAS comes from the coding sequence GTGTTAGAAGCCATACAGTTAACCAAATCATTTGCAGATAAACAGGTGATCAGCGAACTGAGCTTTAAAGTCGAGCAGGGCGAGATAATGTGTCTGCTGGGTGCCAATGGCGCGGGGAAAAGCACCACGCTGAATATCTTTCTCAATTTTTTACAGCCTGACAGTGGTCAGGCATTGATCGATTCAGTGGATGTGCATCAGGGAGCCAGTTGTAAAGATAAGCTGGTGTACTTGCCTGAGCAGGTTAATTTGTATCAGGAATTCAATGCCATTGATAACCTGAAGTATCTGGCGAGCCTGTCGGGACTGTCCGTTAATGAGGCACAGATCCATGCGGCGCTCGATGAAACCGGGCTGGAACAAAATGCCCGTAAACAGTCGTTAAAAAACTACTCAAAAGGCATGCGGCAAAAGGTTGGTATCGCCTTTGCGATTATGCGCCAGGCCAAAGTGTTACTGCTGGACGAGCCGACATCCGGACTGGATCCCAGTGCGACGCTGGAATTTATCCGCATTATCGAGCGACTGGCAAAAAAGGGCGCTGCTATCTTGATGGTGACACACGATTTTTACTGCGCGCATACACTGGCCGACAAAATCGGCATTATGGATAAAGGCAAACTGCTGACCCTGCTGGATAACAACAAGTTGCCGCTGAGCAGCCTGGAAACCACCTATCACGAACTTATTTCAGGGAAAACGGCGATACGTGCAGCCAGCTAA